From a region of the Kaistia sp. 32K genome:
- a CDS encoding LacI family DNA-binding transcriptional regulator, whose amino-acid sequence MVVSIKDVASRAGVSAGTVSNVFSGNRVVKPDLAERVRRAATDLGYQPDRAASQLRAGKAKVVAAIVPDLNNPFFTSLIASIEASVRGEGYDIIVASSHGDAEEEARRLSALLGWKPAGVVIIPCTDEFASRELLSGSGVPFVVADRVPSLFDGDAVTVDNVDAGVKAAEHLVALGHRQFVVAASSMKLQNIRERCEGIEAVLSREGLAAPILIEVGLDFDTAAERLGTFMEGERQATAFIALTNFATLGILASANKNGLSVPQDISVLGFDDYSWMHAFKPPLTAIRQPVDEMGRAIWNRLRGHLSDESQPSARERLLCDLLVRASTGAPAAEGVRSA is encoded by the coding sequence ATGGTTGTATCCATCAAAGACGTTGCCAGCAGGGCCGGCGTTTCCGCCGGGACCGTCTCCAACGTCTTTAGTGGCAATCGCGTCGTAAAGCCCGACCTCGCGGAGCGTGTGCGCCGCGCAGCAACCGATCTTGGCTACCAGCCGGACCGTGCGGCGTCTCAGCTGCGAGCCGGCAAGGCAAAGGTCGTGGCTGCCATTGTTCCCGATTTGAACAATCCGTTCTTCACCAGCCTGATCGCTTCGATCGAGGCGAGCGTCCGTGGGGAGGGGTACGACATTATCGTCGCGAGTTCCCATGGCGATGCCGAGGAGGAAGCGCGCCGGCTGTCCGCCCTTCTTGGCTGGAAGCCCGCGGGCGTCGTCATCATCCCCTGCACGGACGAGTTTGCGAGCCGCGAGCTCCTCTCGGGCAGCGGCGTTCCTTTCGTCGTGGCGGATCGCGTGCCTTCGCTATTCGACGGAGATGCCGTGACCGTCGACAACGTGGATGCCGGCGTGAAGGCGGCGGAGCACCTTGTCGCTCTCGGTCATCGTCAGTTCGTCGTCGCTGCCTCCTCCATGAAGCTGCAGAACATCCGCGAGCGTTGCGAGGGCATCGAGGCGGTGCTTTCCAGGGAGGGCCTGGCGGCGCCGATCCTCATCGAGGTCGGCCTCGATTTCGATACAGCCGCCGAGCGCCTGGGCACGTTCATGGAAGGCGAACGGCAGGCCACTGCATTCATTGCGCTGACGAACTTCGCGACCCTGGGGATTCTTGCTTCCGCCAACAAGAACGGACTGTCCGTGCCCCAGGACATCTCGGTGCTGGGCTTCGACGATTATTCCTGGATGCACGCATTCAAGCCGCCACTGACTGCAATCCGGCAGCCAGTCGACGAGATGGGACGCGCAATCTGGAACAGGCTGCGGGGCCACCTCAGCGATGAGAGCCAGCCGTCCGCACGCGAGCGATTATTGTGTGATTTGCTGGTCCGGGCGTCAACAGGCGCGCCGGCTGCCGAAGGGGTGCGCTCCGCATAG
- a CDS encoding extracellular solute-binding protein — translation MVERFTAREELCRRSGAVTSVVECAFNLEEYYMLHAKMIGLLSAAAMLTASAAAAEDIDWKGQLGDHSGKTLRVMTITDPFIDSMKAVKDGFTTATGAKVEIDGYGYDALHEKELLACSQNDGSYDVMLIDGVWIGEFAEAGCLDPVEAKIAENPDVFAWDDFTRAGAGQASWEGERVCLPVGTYYELMYYRSDLFEKAGIKVPETFEELKKAAATFSNNKDFPGVYGYAMNNKRGAAAGQQWFEWIYSAGGKPWASNDIGSAEPYKDQTPLLNSQESVDLVQFFRDMVAYGPPGVESFAWDERANAFAAGKLAMINDWSVRAQIANDPKQSQIAGKFKAALMPHKEGGKTITPVGGWIACVNTHGAQKDIAWDYLKWFASKPVHRDFVLAGGPPSRLSAMEDKEIQAKFPWTSVLLEGQKDSWAEVRPRNSVAFQLIDTVGAQVNKAIIGEKSPKDAMDGANEDVTKLLKQNGQL, via the coding sequence GTGGTGGAGCGATTCACCGCACGGGAGGAGCTTTGTCGACGCTCTGGCGCCGTCACAAGCGTAGTCGAATGCGCCTTTAACCTGGAGGAGTACTATATGCTACATGCGAAAATGATCGGTCTGCTTTCCGCCGCGGCGATGCTCACGGCATCGGCGGCCGCGGCCGAGGATATAGACTGGAAGGGCCAGCTCGGCGACCACTCGGGCAAGACCCTGCGCGTGATGACCATCACCGATCCGTTCATCGACTCGATGAAGGCCGTGAAGGACGGCTTCACCACGGCGACCGGCGCGAAGGTGGAAATCGACGGCTACGGCTACGACGCCCTGCACGAGAAGGAACTGCTTGCCTGTTCCCAGAACGACGGCAGCTACGACGTCATGCTGATCGACGGCGTCTGGATCGGCGAATTCGCCGAAGCCGGTTGCCTGGATCCCGTCGAAGCCAAGATCGCCGAGAATCCCGACGTCTTTGCCTGGGACGACTTCACCCGGGCGGGAGCCGGCCAGGCGAGCTGGGAAGGCGAGCGCGTCTGCCTTCCGGTCGGCACCTACTACGAGCTCATGTACTACCGCTCGGACCTGTTCGAGAAGGCGGGCATCAAGGTTCCAGAGACGTTCGAGGAACTGAAGAAGGCGGCAGCCACCTTCAGCAACAACAAGGATTTCCCGGGCGTCTACGGCTACGCGATGAACAACAAGCGCGGCGCGGCGGCTGGTCAGCAGTGGTTCGAGTGGATCTACAGCGCAGGCGGCAAGCCCTGGGCATCGAACGACATCGGATCGGCGGAGCCCTACAAGGATCAGACGCCGCTCCTCAACTCCCAGGAATCGGTCGATCTCGTCCAGTTCTTCCGCGATATGGTCGCCTATGGTCCTCCGGGCGTGGAATCCTTCGCCTGGGATGAGCGCGCCAACGCGTTCGCGGCCGGCAAGCTGGCCATGATCAACGATTGGTCCGTTCGTGCGCAGATCGCAAACGATCCCAAGCAGAGCCAGATCGCCGGGAAGTTCAAGGCAGCGCTGATGCCGCACAAGGAGGGTGGAAAGACCATCACTCCGGTCGGCGGCTGGATCGCCTGCGTCAACACGCATGGCGCTCAGAAGGACATCGCCTGGGACTACCTGAAGTGGTTCGCGAGCAAGCCTGTCCATCGCGACTTCGTCCTGGCCGGCGGACCGCCGAGCCGTCTGTCGGCGATGGAGGACAAGGAGATCCAGGCGAAGTTCCCCTGGACGTCGGTCCTGCTGGAAGGTCAGAAGGATTCGTGGGCTGAAGTCCGTCCGCGCAATTCCGTTGCATTCCAGCTCATCGACACGGTCGGAGCCCAGGTCAACAAGGCGATCATCGGCGAGAAGAGCCCGAAGGATGCCATGGATGGCGCGAACGAGGACGTGACGAAGCTCCTCAAGCAAAACGGGCAGCTTTAA
- a CDS encoding carbohydrate ABC transporter permease, giving the protein MTAFIVPTCIFLALLTIWPFLYSVYLSLHAVKLTALKRAVFVGADNYINLLTDPLFLRAMLNTGLLAVVSITFEIVIAFVIAKAFVSLSHIKWVNGLRSLFMVPMMVTPLIVGMIFSYVFNPVLGIANYLLGGVGLGPVAWFGGSTAAMISILLINVWQWTPFMMLLIMAGLLSIRSDLYEAARVDGAKWHHVLRLLEIPSIKGIVLLGVILRIIDTLRFFDVVYVTTRGGPGDSTMVLTLYAYQQNFQFFQAGVGSAAAVIILVISMVITTFAVKLLRRIEDE; this is encoded by the coding sequence ATGACGGCGTTCATCGTTCCGACTTGCATCTTCCTGGCCCTGTTGACCATCTGGCCGTTCCTCTACTCCGTCTACCTCAGCCTGCATGCCGTGAAGCTGACGGCGTTGAAGCGCGCCGTGTTTGTCGGCGCGGACAACTACATCAACCTTCTGACCGATCCGCTTTTCCTGCGGGCGATGCTGAATACGGGCCTGCTTGCCGTCGTCTCGATCACATTCGAGATCGTGATCGCCTTCGTCATCGCGAAGGCGTTCGTGAGCCTCAGCCATATCAAGTGGGTGAACGGCCTCCGCTCCCTGTTCATGGTTCCGATGATGGTCACGCCGCTGATCGTCGGCATGATCTTCTCCTACGTCTTCAATCCCGTGCTCGGCATCGCGAACTACCTGCTCGGCGGCGTGGGCCTTGGCCCGGTTGCGTGGTTCGGCGGATCGACCGCCGCGATGATCTCGATCCTTCTGATCAACGTCTGGCAATGGACCCCGTTCATGATGCTGCTGATCATGGCGGGTCTGCTTTCGATCCGCTCCGATCTGTACGAGGCAGCCCGCGTCGATGGAGCGAAGTGGCATCACGTGCTGAGACTGCTGGAGATCCCTTCCATCAAGGGCATCGTCCTCCTCGGCGTCATCCTTCGCATCATCGACACCTTGCGGTTCTTCGACGTGGTCTACGTGACGACGCGCGGAGGCCCCGGGGATTCCACCATGGTTCTGACGCTCTATGCCTACCAGCAGAATTTCCAGTTCTTCCAGGCGGGCGTCGGATCGGCCGCTGCCGTCATCATCCTCGTCATCTCGATGGTCATCACAACGTTTGCCGTGAAGCTCCTCAGGAGAATTGAAGATGAATAA
- a CDS encoding carbohydrate ABC transporter permease: MNNAFRLRDLGPLVLVLLFVFVSVAPLLWLTLAAFKPTADIIAIPPVWIPDFTYLQNFYDVITQFWPFIVNSLVATIGATILALIFAVPTAFALVNHRFRGREALADWILSTRMMPPIAAAVPLFVIFRGVGLLDSLPGLIIAYAGFNLPFAVWMTMSFIRRVPKELIEAARLEGCTWWQVLRDVVLPLSKSGLAAVSTFVFIFAWNEFMLALFLTTREAKTFPVVISSFIGTGRVYWEYIAAASVIQCLPPVLFTFFMQKHIVSGVTMGAVKD, translated from the coding sequence ATGAATAACGCCTTCCGGCTGCGCGACCTTGGCCCGCTCGTCCTGGTTCTGCTCTTCGTGTTCGTGTCGGTGGCGCCGCTGCTGTGGCTGACGCTGGCGGCCTTCAAGCCGACGGCGGACATCATCGCCATACCGCCCGTCTGGATCCCGGACTTCACGTATCTGCAGAACTTCTATGATGTGATCACGCAGTTCTGGCCGTTCATCGTCAATTCCCTCGTGGCGACGATCGGTGCAACGATCCTGGCGCTCATCTTCGCGGTTCCGACGGCATTTGCGCTCGTCAACCATCGCTTCCGCGGTCGCGAGGCCTTGGCGGACTGGATTCTCTCGACCCGAATGATGCCGCCGATCGCAGCCGCGGTGCCGCTGTTCGTGATCTTCCGCGGCGTCGGCCTGCTCGACTCGCTTCCAGGCCTGATCATCGCCTATGCCGGCTTCAATCTGCCGTTCGCCGTCTGGATGACGATGTCGTTCATCCGACGCGTCCCGAAGGAGCTCATCGAGGCCGCGCGTCTCGAAGGCTGCACGTGGTGGCAGGTGCTGCGGGACGTCGTTCTGCCGCTCAGCAAGAGCGGTCTGGCAGCAGTATCGACGTTCGTCTTCATCTTCGCCTGGAATGAATTCATGCTGGCGCTGTTCCTGACGACCCGCGAGGCAAAGACGTTCCCGGTCGTGATCTCGTCCTTCATCGGCACCGGCCGAGTGTACTGGGAATACATTGCCGCGGCGTCGGTCATCCAGTGCCTGCCTCCGGTGCTCTTCACCTTCTTCATGCAGAAACACATCGTCTCGGGCGTCACGATGGGCGCAGTCAAAGACTGA
- a CDS encoding SDR family NAD(P)-dependent oxidoreductase has translation MIPNRGRNKAALVTGASRGIGRAIAERLAAEGYRVFANDLPAREAELADLAATVQANGGQCEIVYCDVSNPSSVEAMAQEVLAKAGRLDVLVNNAGVRSVHTAENIEPDEWDRMFAVNTKGTFLVTKAFLAHFTANGRGRVINIASIGGKLGGPTETHYCASKGAVVNFTQGLAREVAKSGITVNAVCPGVIATEMGRTHLEDPETLRKVLEKTAMGRVGNPEDVVGAVAFFASDDASFITGQSLNVDGGIVFH, from the coding sequence ATGATACCGAACCGCGGACGGAACAAGGCGGCACTGGTTACGGGCGCCTCCCGGGGCATTGGAAGAGCGATTGCCGAGCGCCTGGCGGCGGAAGGCTACCGGGTGTTCGCCAACGATCTTCCGGCGCGCGAGGCTGAGCTCGCGGATCTCGCCGCCACCGTTCAGGCAAATGGCGGCCAATGCGAGATCGTCTATTGCGACGTGAGCAATCCCTCGTCGGTCGAGGCCATGGCGCAGGAGGTGCTGGCGAAGGCTGGTCGCCTCGACGTGCTGGTCAACAATGCCGGCGTCCGCTCGGTTCATACGGCTGAAAACATCGAGCCGGACGAATGGGATCGGATGTTTGCCGTGAACACGAAGGGCACCTTCCTCGTCACCAAGGCCTTCCTGGCGCACTTCACTGCCAATGGGCGGGGCCGCGTCATCAACATCGCCTCGATTGGTGGCAAGTTGGGCGGTCCGACCGAAACGCACTACTGCGCTTCGAAGGGCGCGGTGGTCAATTTCACCCAGGGCCTCGCCAGGGAGGTCGCGAAGAGCGGCATTACCGTCAATGCGGTCTGCCCCGGCGTGATCGCCACGGAGATGGGCCGGACACACCTTGAAGATCCGGAGACCCTCCGGAAGGTTCTTGAGAAGACGGCAATGGGCCGCGTTGGCAATCCGGAAGACGTCGTTGGCGCGGTTGCCTTCTTCGCTTCGGACGACGCGTCTTTCATTACCGGACAATCCTTGAACGTCGATGGCGGGATCGTCTTCCATTGA
- a CDS encoding ABC transporter ATP-binding protein — translation MGQITLQNVVKSFGDVDIIRDISLTINEGEYVVFVGPSGCGKSSLLRLITGLEDVTSGRIMIDGRDVTHVAPSERQLAMVFQSYALFPHLTVADNIGFGLRVSGRPKAEIKERVLTAARALALEPYLDRYPRQLSGGQRQRVAIGRAIVREPTAFLFDEPLSNLDAALRVQMRLELIRLHDELKTTMIYVTHDQVEAMTMADRIVVLNAGKVEQFDTPIALYDAPANKFVAGFIGSPKMNFIDATTAGDNRIETAAGAIEIANLKAPLTSGKVTFGIRPEHLRYDRHAGLWSGKILVEEQLGSDAYFTVDVKGLGTLTVRAVGERGYRRGDTIFFTPDPARSHVFGEDGRALTAPAAPSSVSPQPLQAVSA, via the coding sequence TTGGGTCAGATAACGCTGCAGAACGTCGTCAAGAGCTTTGGCGACGTCGATATCATTCGTGATATCAGCCTGACGATCAACGAAGGCGAGTATGTGGTCTTCGTCGGGCCGTCGGGCTGCGGAAAGTCTTCGTTGCTCCGGCTCATCACGGGCCTCGAGGATGTCACGAGCGGCCGCATCATGATCGACGGACGGGATGTGACCCACGTTGCCCCCTCCGAGCGGCAGCTGGCGATGGTCTTCCAGTCCTACGCTCTGTTCCCGCATCTGACGGTCGCAGACAATATCGGCTTTGGCCTCCGGGTCTCCGGAAGGCCGAAGGCCGAGATCAAGGAACGGGTCCTCACGGCGGCGCGTGCCCTGGCGCTGGAGCCCTATCTGGACCGCTACCCGCGGCAGCTTTCCGGCGGGCAGCGGCAGCGCGTGGCCATCGGCAGGGCGATCGTGCGCGAACCGACCGCCTTCCTGTTCGACGAGCCGCTGTCCAACCTGGATGCCGCCCTTCGCGTCCAGATGCGGCTCGAGCTCATCCGTCTCCACGACGAATTGAAGACCACGATGATCTACGTGACGCACGATCAGGTGGAAGCCATGACCATGGCCGACCGCATCGTCGTCCTCAACGCGGGAAAGGTGGAGCAGTTCGATACGCCGATCGCGCTTTACGACGCGCCCGCGAACAAGTTCGTCGCGGGCTTCATCGGCTCTCCGAAGATGAACTTCATCGATGCAACGACGGCCGGCGACAACCGCATCGAAACCGCGGCCGGTGCAATCGAGATCGCCAACCTCAAGGCGCCCCTCACGTCCGGCAAGGTGACTTTCGGTATCCGCCCGGAACACCTTCGCTACGATCGCCACGCTGGCCTTTGGTCGGGAAAGATCCTGGTCGAGGAGCAGCTCGGCAGTGACGCGTACTTCACCGTGGATGTGAAGGGCCTGGGAACGCTGACCGTCCGCGCGGTTGGGGAACGCGGCTATCGTCGCGGCGACACCATTTTCTTCACGCCGGATCCCGCGCGCTCGCACGTCTTCGGTGAGGACGGCCGCGCTCTCACGGCGCCGGCAGCCCCGTCTTCAGTCTCGCCGCAGCCGCTACAGGCCGTCTCCGCGTGA
- a CDS encoding SDR family NAD(P)-dependent oxidoreductase, whose protein sequence is MYMEKLRLDGKLAVVTGGSRGIGLAISEALAEAGAKVILLDRDAHSLEEGKASLAAKGFTALSHVVDVTDSAAVQRVADEIAEEHGAADILVANAGIGRPPVAAEDVEDADWLAVNDVNLNGVFWCDRAFGRHMLAKGSGSIVNIGSMSGLIVNRPQGQSHYNASKAAVHHLTHSLAAEWAGRGVRVNAVAPTYIETPLIGHAESSGLAAVWRRDTPMGRFGQAHEVASVVHFLVSDAASLMTGAVVPVDGGFTCW, encoded by the coding sequence ATGTACATGGAAAAACTGAGACTGGACGGCAAGCTCGCGGTGGTCACCGGTGGCAGCCGCGGCATCGGGCTCGCGATCTCCGAGGCGCTTGCCGAAGCCGGCGCCAAGGTCATCCTGCTGGATCGCGATGCCCATTCGCTGGAAGAGGGGAAAGCCTCCCTCGCAGCGAAGGGATTCACCGCCCTGTCGCATGTCGTGGACGTCACGGATTCCGCTGCGGTGCAGCGGGTCGCGGATGAAATCGCCGAAGAACATGGCGCTGCGGATATTCTCGTGGCGAATGCCGGGATCGGCCGACCGCCCGTCGCCGCCGAGGACGTTGAGGACGCCGACTGGCTCGCCGTCAACGATGTGAACCTGAACGGCGTGTTCTGGTGCGACCGCGCCTTTGGCCGCCACATGCTGGCCAAGGGTTCCGGATCCATCGTCAATATCGGATCCATGTCCGGCCTGATCGTCAACCGGCCCCAGGGCCAGTCGCACTACAATGCCTCCAAAGCCGCGGTGCACCATCTCACGCATTCGCTCGCGGCGGAGTGGGCCGGCCGGGGCGTTCGCGTCAACGCGGTCGCTCCGACCTACATCGAGACCCCGCTGATCGGCCATGCGGAAAGCAGCGGCCTCGCAGCCGTATGGCGGCGCGACACCCCCATGGGCCGCTTCGGTCAGGCCCACGAAGTCGCCAGCGTCGTGCACTTCCTGGTTTCGGACGCGGCCAGCCTGATGACCGGCGCCGTCGTCCCGGTCGACGGTGGCTTCACCTGCTGGTGA
- a CDS encoding nucleoside/nucleotide kinase family protein — protein sequence MSSIESNAHQIADIALERFIGANRRVLIAVAGAPGSGKSTLAERAVDLLNEGGAASAALFPMDGYHYDDVVLEAAGRRAFKGAIDTFDAHGLRHMLSRLKANTDDVVAIPVFDRAIEIARAGGRLIPRSVDIIVCEGNYLLAQQAPWDLLKPIFDFSIFVDVDENELRRRLQQRWRSFGLDEAEIARKVEENDLPNGLAIIAGSAEPDLRLKNSESHTLAS from the coding sequence GTGAGTAGCATTGAGAGTAACGCGCACCAGATCGCGGATATCGCGCTCGAGCGGTTCATCGGCGCAAACCGGCGCGTCCTGATCGCCGTGGCGGGGGCGCCCGGATCCGGCAAGTCGACCTTGGCGGAACGCGCCGTCGATCTGCTCAACGAGGGTGGCGCGGCCAGCGCCGCGCTTTTCCCCATGGATGGGTATCACTACGACGATGTCGTGCTGGAGGCCGCGGGACGTCGCGCCTTCAAGGGGGCGATCGATACGTTCGATGCCCATGGTCTCCGGCACATGCTTTCGCGCCTGAAGGCAAACACGGACGACGTCGTCGCCATTCCCGTCTTCGACCGCGCGATCGAAATCGCTCGCGCAGGCGGCAGGCTCATTCCCCGGTCGGTCGATATCATCGTCTGCGAGGGAAACTACCTGCTGGCGCAGCAGGCGCCCTGGGATCTCCTGAAGCCGATCTTCGATTTCTCGATCTTCGTTGACGTCGACGAGAACGAGTTGCGGCGCCGTCTGCAGCAGCGCTGGCGCAGCTTCGGACTGGATGAAGCCGAAATCGCCAGGAAGGTCGAGGAAAACGATCTCCCCAACGGCCTGGCGATCATCGCTGGAAGCGCTGAACCGGACCTTCGTCTGAAGAACTCCGAGAGCCACACTTTGGCATCCTGA
- a CDS encoding sugar phosphate isomerase/epimerase family protein translates to MKHGIYYSYWEKEWSAKFGPYVEKVAKLGFDVIEVAAHHINEYSDAELAAIRQIARDNNIVLTAGIGPSKTKNLSSPDSAVRQAGKAFFEQTLTNVAKLDIQTIGGALHSYWPVDYSKPVDKEGDRARGVEGIHGIADFAADLGINLCIEVLNRFENHVLNTAAEGVAFVQDVGKSNVKVMLDTFHMNIEEDSFGEAIRTAGPLLGHFHTGESNRRVPGKGRIPWHEVGLALRDINYTGAVVMEPFVKTGGTIGSDIRVWRDLSNGADEAKMDEDARNSLAFSRFVLEG, encoded by the coding sequence ATGAAGCACGGAATTTATTACTCCTATTGGGAAAAGGAATGGAGCGCCAAATTCGGCCCGTACGTCGAGAAGGTGGCAAAGCTCGGCTTCGATGTCATTGAAGTCGCCGCGCACCACATCAACGAATACAGCGATGCCGAACTGGCTGCTATCCGGCAGATCGCAAGGGACAACAACATTGTCCTGACCGCGGGAATTGGTCCTTCGAAGACCAAGAACCTGTCCTCTCCGGACAGCGCCGTGCGCCAGGCGGGAAAAGCATTCTTCGAGCAGACGCTCACCAACGTGGCGAAGCTCGATATCCAGACCATCGGTGGCGCGCTTCACTCCTACTGGCCGGTCGACTACTCGAAGCCGGTCGACAAGGAGGGTGACCGGGCGCGGGGCGTCGAGGGCATTCACGGCATTGCCGACTTCGCCGCCGACCTCGGGATCAACCTCTGCATCGAAGTGCTGAACCGCTTCGAGAACCACGTCCTCAACACGGCCGCCGAAGGCGTGGCCTTCGTGCAGGATGTCGGCAAATCGAACGTCAAAGTCATGCTCGATACGTTCCACATGAACATCGAGGAAGACAGCTTCGGCGAGGCCATCCGGACCGCCGGCCCGCTGCTCGGACATTTCCACACGGGCGAGAGCAACCGCCGCGTCCCGGGCAAGGGCAGAATTCCGTGGCATGAAGTCGGTCTCGCGCTTCGCGATATCAACTACACCGGTGCTGTCGTGATGGAGCCGTTCGTCAAGACTGGCGGAACGATCGGATCCGATATCCGGGTCTGGCGTGATCTCAGCAATGGTGCCGACGAAGCGAAGATGGACGAGGATGCACGAAACTCGCTCGCCTTCTCGCGCTTCGTGCTCGAGGGTTGA
- a CDS encoding TetR/AcrR family transcriptional regulator — protein MAKGAGASPKEETTRDRILRAAIVQFANNSYESTGLRDVATAVGVDVAYVHRCFGSKEALFAECVRATMKDHAEASSREALIDALVQNVVSPDMAKDVRPLDIFVRSCSSPDASRALRENAPDFLKGLSDEGDEPSHLRATMAMALLAGASILKNVVEVRSLSEVDEDALTQLISRTVREILSADTPTAQ, from the coding sequence ATGGCGAAGGGGGCCGGCGCATCGCCGAAGGAAGAGACGACGCGCGATCGCATCCTCAGGGCGGCGATCGTCCAGTTTGCCAATAATTCCTATGAGTCGACCGGGCTTCGCGACGTCGCCACTGCCGTGGGGGTCGACGTTGCCTATGTGCATCGCTGCTTCGGATCCAAGGAAGCGCTCTTCGCGGAATGTGTCAGAGCCACGATGAAAGACCACGCGGAGGCGAGCAGTCGCGAGGCTCTGATCGACGCCCTGGTCCAGAATGTCGTCAGCCCCGACATGGCGAAGGACGTCCGCCCGCTCGACATCTTTGTCCGGTCCTGTTCGAGCCCGGACGCCTCGCGCGCCCTGAGAGAGAATGCACCCGACTTTCTCAAGGGGCTTTCCGACGAGGGAGACGAGCCGTCCCATCTGCGCGCCACCATGGCCATGGCTCTACTGGCGGGCGCGAGCATCCTGAAGAACGTAGTCGAAGTCCGCAGCCTGAGTGAGGTCGACGAGGACGCGCTGACGCAGCTCATTTCCAGAACCGTGCGCGAAATCCTGAGTGCCGATACCCCGACCGCCCAATAG
- a CDS encoding porin has product MNFKTLLLGAAAAMIMAGGAQAADLTVAEPVDYVKVCDAFGTGFFYSPGTDTCIKVGGYVKFGTSFGDRGGDKALVGSFNPDYSNSNWGNFYTEASIQLTASSVTEYGNLTGWIDYRAKTGNVRGSGDVNDYINASTNSAYVDSAYLELGPLKAGYFTSLFDFGRGYDDTGMFGSDSTTDHIQLTYAVNGFGLAVSVEDQRDRSSFGQASGTLDGNPISPTNPAYYGGQDNVPDIVGAVTYASGIFSAKVAGAWTHQAVSITPSGIPNTFDVDAKDGWAVGGGLEVALDKFSAGDRFFVSAAYGDNANSYTGIAGGTSVAGFIGPIRNYNAAASTGSSWSALASYKHVWTPQLWSSLSGGYAQFSGKDELDGTTVDAWRAGFNTTYTPVKGLDVVGDVFYTDVKLKNDNPTIADESGNGWTFNLFLKRSW; this is encoded by the coding sequence ATGAACTTTAAGACCCTTCTCCTCGGCGCTGCGGCAGCCATGATCATGGCTGGCGGTGCTCAGGCGGCGGATCTCACGGTCGCCGAGCCGGTCGACTACGTGAAGGTCTGCGACGCTTTCGGCACGGGCTTCTTCTATTCGCCGGGCACGGACACCTGCATCAAGGTCGGCGGCTACGTTAAGTTCGGCACCTCGTTCGGTGACCGTGGTGGCGACAAGGCCCTGGTTGGCAGCTTCAACCCGGACTATTCGAACAGCAATTGGGGCAACTTCTACACGGAAGCCTCGATCCAGCTGACGGCTTCGTCGGTCACCGAATACGGTAACCTGACCGGCTGGATCGACTACCGCGCCAAGACCGGCAACGTCCGCGGCTCGGGTGACGTCAACGACTACATCAACGCCTCGACCAACTCCGCCTATGTCGACAGCGCCTACCTCGAGCTCGGACCGCTCAAGGCCGGTTACTTCACCTCGCTGTTCGACTTCGGCCGTGGCTATGACGACACCGGCATGTTCGGTTCGGACTCGACCACCGACCACATCCAGCTGACCTACGCCGTCAACGGCTTTGGTTTGGCGGTCTCGGTGGAAGATCAGCGTGATCGCAGCTCGTTCGGCCAGGCCAGCGGCACTCTGGACGGCAACCCGATCAGCCCGACCAATCCTGCCTACTATGGCGGTCAGGACAACGTTCCGGACATCGTCGGCGCCGTCACCTACGCTTCCGGCATCTTCTCGGCCAAGGTCGCCGGGGCTTGGACGCATCAGGCGGTCAGCATCACCCCGTCGGGCATTCCGAACACGTTCGACGTCGACGCCAAGGACGGCTGGGCCGTCGGCGGCGGTCTCGAGGTCGCGCTCGACAAGTTCTCGGCTGGCGACCGCTTCTTCGTGTCGGCTGCCTATGGCGACAACGCCAACTCCTACACCGGCATCGCCGGCGGCACCTCGGTGGCCGGCTTCATCGGCCCGATCCGCAACTACAACGCGGCTGCGTCGACGGGCTCCAGCTGGAGCGCGCTCGCTTCGTACAAGCATGTCTGGACCCCGCAGCTGTGGTCGTCGCTCTCGGGCGGCTACGCTCAGTTCAGCGGCAAGGACGAGCTGGACGGCACGACCGTCGACGCCTGGCGCGCTGGCTTCAACACCACCTACACGCCGGTCAAGGGTCTCGATGTCGTCGGCGACGTCTTCTACACGGACGTCAAGCTGAAGAACGACAATCCGACGATCGCTGACGAGAGCGGCAATGGCTGGACGTTCAACCTGTTCCTGAAGCGCTCCTGGTAA